A window of the Brachybacterium sacelli genome harbors these coding sequences:
- a CDS encoding SLC13 family permease: protein MSSQDPTTSTTPSPHRSDLSEGERAPAETRRTLLVRRLGLALGVVGAVVVYAIMPADVPHPARLTAATAVLMAVWWMTEALPIPATALVPVVVFPVLDPEIGFDDVGASYGNNIIFLFMGGFMLALAMQRWNLHKRIALTIVGAIGTSPSLLVLGFMIATGFVSMWVSNTATAVMMLPIGVSVLLLVNKLRLEDAEAKGEDPGEGVDPDPDSEGTAAPIRSNFGVALMLGIAYAASIGSLATIIGTPPNALLAAHMSQDFGITIGFGRWMLVGTPIAVVFLVIAWLLLTKVLFKPEIDRIPGGAELIRAERDKLGRISSGEVRVLTIFVLAAVSWVFVPLIWQIMDAGEPPIGDAGIAMVVAMLLFLLPAGAARGVRLLDWEAAVKLPWGVLLLFGGGLALSAQFSSSGLTEWIGQVTEQIGGLPMVLVVAIAAAGVLFLTELTSNTATAATFLPVATAVAVGIGIDPMLLAVPVAIAATCAFMLPVATPPNAIAFGSGYVRIPQMAQAGLWLNLIGIVLITVATLTLAVWVFGLVY from the coding sequence ATGTCCTCCCAGGACCCCACCACGTCGACGACACCGTCTCCGCACCGATCCGATCTCTCCGAGGGCGAGCGAGCGCCGGCCGAGACGAGACGGACGCTCCTGGTCCGCCGCCTGGGGCTCGCCCTGGGCGTCGTCGGTGCGGTGGTCGTCTACGCGATCATGCCGGCCGACGTGCCCCACCCCGCCCGTCTCACTGCGGCGACGGCGGTGCTGATGGCCGTCTGGTGGATGACGGAGGCGCTGCCGATCCCGGCGACCGCCCTGGTGCCCGTCGTCGTCTTCCCGGTGCTCGATCCCGAGATCGGCTTCGACGACGTCGGCGCCTCCTACGGCAACAACATCATCTTCCTGTTCATGGGCGGATTCATGCTGGCCCTGGCCATGCAGCGATGGAACCTGCACAAGCGCATCGCCCTGACGATCGTCGGTGCCATCGGCACCAGCCCGTCCCTGCTGGTCCTCGGATTCATGATCGCCACGGGTTTCGTCTCCATGTGGGTCTCCAACACCGCGACCGCGGTCATGATGCTCCCGATCGGCGTGTCCGTTCTGCTGCTGGTGAACAAGCTCCGTCTCGAGGACGCCGAGGCGAAGGGGGAGGACCCCGGGGAGGGTGTGGATCCCGACCCGGACAGCGAGGGGACGGCCGCACCGATACGATCCAACTTCGGCGTCGCCCTCATGCTGGGCATCGCCTACGCCGCCTCCATCGGTTCCCTGGCCACGATCATCGGCACTCCTCCCAATGCCCTCCTCGCCGCCCACATGAGCCAGGACTTCGGCATCACGATCGGGTTCGGACGCTGGATGCTCGTCGGCACCCCCATCGCCGTCGTCTTCCTCGTGATCGCGTGGCTGCTGCTGACCAAGGTCCTCTTCAAGCCCGAGATCGACCGGATCCCCGGCGGGGCCGAGCTGATCCGGGCCGAACGGGACAAGCTCGGCAGGATCTCGAGCGGCGAGGTGAGGGTGCTGACGATCTTCGTCCTGGCGGCCGTCAGCTGGGTCTTCGTCCCCCTGATCTGGCAGATCATGGACGCGGGGGAACCACCCATCGGCGATGCCGGGATCGCCATGGTGGTGGCCATGCTGCTGTTCCTGCTGCCCGCCGGCGCTGCCCGTGGGGTGCGTCTGCTGGACTGGGAGGCGGCGGTGAAGCTGCCCTGGGGCGTGCTGCTGCTGTTCGGCGGCGGGCTGGCGCTGAGCGCCCAGTTCAGCTCGTCGGGACTGACCGAGTGGATCGGTCAGGTCACCGAGCAGATCGGCGGACTGCCGATGGTGCTCGTGGTGGCGATCGCAGCGGCAGGCGTCCTCTTCCTCACGGAGCTGACCTCCAACACCGCGACCGCGGCGACGTTCCTGCCGGTGGCCACCGCGGTCGCCGTCGGGATCGGCATCGACCCGATGCTCCTGGCAGTGCCTGTCGCCATTGCCGCGACCTGCGCCTTCATGCTTCCGGTGGCCACGCCGCCCAATGCGATCGCCTTCGGCTCCGGGTACGTGAGGATCCCGCAGATGGCGCAGGCGGGTCTCTGGCTGAACCTCATCGGCATCGTGCTGATCACGGTCGCCACGTTGACGCTCGCCGTGTGGGTGTTCGGCCTCGTCTACTGA